In the Cryptosporangium aurantiacum genome, CAGACGTTCCCGAACATCGTCTGCGTGGACGACGGGAGCCGGGACGGTTCCGCGGCCGCGATCGCGCCGACCGGTGCCCACCTCGTGCAGCACCCGATCAACATGGGTCAGGGCGCGTCGCTGGAGACCGGGCTGCGGTACGCGCTGTCCCGTCCCGGCGCCGAGTACTTCGTCACGTTCGACGCGGACGGCCAGCACCGGGTCGAGGACGCGCTGCGCATGCTCGAGGTCGCCCGCTCCGGTGAGGCGGACGTCGTCCTCGGCTCGCGGTTCCTGGAGTCCAAGGAAACCGTGCCGTGGCTCAAGCGCTTCGTCCTCAAGACCGTCGTCGCGCTCAGCCCGACCGCGCGGAAGCTGAAGCTGACCGACGCCCACAACGGTCTGCGGGTGCTCAACCGGCCGGCCGCCGAGGGTCTGCGGATCCGGATGAACGGCATGGCGCACGCGTCGGAGATCGTCGGCAAGCTGGCCCGGTCGGACTGGCGCGTGGCCGAGATTCCGGTCACGATCCTCTACACGGACTACTCGCGGGCCAAGGGCCAGTCCCTGGTCAACGGCGTCAACATCCTGTTCGAGCTCTCCCTGCGGCACCGAGGCGTGTAATCGATGGTCATCCAGTTCCTGCTGCTGCTCGCGGTCGCCGCGTCGCTGGTCTACTTCGTCCGGCAGCAGCACGGCGTCCGCCTGCAGGCGGGCAAGCGGCTGGCGTTCGTGGCGTTCCTGCTGTTCGCCGCCTATGCGGTCATCCGCCCGGACGACCTGACCTGGGTAGCACACAAGGTGGGTGTCGGCCGCGGCGCCGACCTGGTGCTCTACGCGACCGTCGTCGCGTTCGTGTTCGTCGTCATCAACTTCTACCTGCGGACGCGGGAGATGGAACGGCGGATCACCGAGCTGGCGCGTGCGGTGGCGCTGCGCGACGCGGAGATCCTCAACCAGCACCGGATCCCCACCGCGCCGTCGGCCCGGCCGGACGCCGAGGCCGCGATGCTCGCCGCGGTCGTCGCCGAGGGCAAGCAGCCCTAGGACGGGCAGCCCCAGGGACCGGCAGCGCTAGGACCGGCAGCGCTAGGACCGGCTCAGCCCGGCGAGGACGTAGCCGAGCAGACGGACGGCACTCTCCTCGGCGTCCGGAACGTCGAGGTTCGCCAGCGCGAGCCCGTTGACCAGCCGCAGCAGGTCACTGACCGGGACGTCGGCGCGGATCGCGCCGACTTCCTTGGCGCGGTTGAGCAACCGCTCGGCGGCGCCTTCCATCGTGGTGTAGCACCAGGTCAGGTCGCCGCCCTCGGCCAGCCACGCGCTCCGCAGCGATGTGGCGAGGCCGCGGTACCGGATCGAGTGCAGCACGACGGCTTCCAGCCAGGCGCCGAGCGCGGCAGCCGGGTCCGGGTCGTTCAGCCGGCGGGCCGCCTCCCGGCAGAGGTCCTCGACCTGCTCGTGGAACACCGCGCTCAGCAGCGCGGCGCGGGTCGGGAAGTGCCGGTAGAGCGTGCCGGAGCCGACCCCTGCTCGGCGAGCGATGTCGTCCAGCGAGGTCTCCGCGCCGTGCTGAGCGACCGCCTCGCGGGCGGCGTCCAGCAGGCGGTCGTAGTTGCGCCGGGCGTCCGCACGCAGGGGACGCCCGGCGGCAGACGACGGCGCAGCCGGAGACATACCCGAATCGTAGCTCTGCGGGTGTCAGCGATTACCGAACCCATTACAGTAAGAGCGACCAGCCCCTCGACGCCCCCGGAGGCTTCGACCCGATGCGCGCCATCC is a window encoding:
- a CDS encoding glycosyltransferase; the protein is MHPAPAEHGPGGHGPDNKDVWLVIPVYNEAQVIADVVEHARQTFPNIVCVDDGSRDGSAAAIAPTGAHLVQHPINMGQGASLETGLRYALSRPGAEYFVTFDADGQHRVEDALRMLEVARSGEADVVLGSRFLESKETVPWLKRFVLKTVVALSPTARKLKLTDAHNGLRVLNRPAAEGLRIRMNGMAHASEIVGKLARSDWRVAEIPVTILYTDYSRAKGQSLVNGVNILFELSLRHRGV
- a CDS encoding DUF2304 domain-containing protein, which codes for MVIQFLLLLAVAASLVYFVRQQHGVRLQAGKRLAFVAFLLFAAYAVIRPDDLTWVAHKVGVGRGADLVLYATVVAFVFVVINFYLRTREMERRITELARAVALRDAEILNQHRIPTAPSARPDAEAAMLAAVVAEGKQP
- a CDS encoding TetR/AcrR family transcriptional regulator, with the protein product MSPAAPSSAAGRPLRADARRNYDRLLDAAREAVAQHGAETSLDDIARRAGVGSGTLYRHFPTRAALLSAVFHEQVEDLCREAARRLNDPDPAAALGAWLEAVVLHSIRYRGLATSLRSAWLAEGGDLTWCYTTMEGAAERLLNRAKEVGAIRADVPVSDLLRLVNGLALANLDVPDAEESAVRLLGYVLAGLSRS